One region of Desulfobacterales bacterium genomic DNA includes:
- a CDS encoding polyprenyl synthetase family protein codes for MASLKQKILEEAQNDLIEIEKELIDNLDPYLDVVKDIAKHILFSGGKRLRPLLFVLWAKICNYNGNIDKKVSVIFEYLHAASLLHDDLVDGAEMRRKKKVANLMWNNSAAVLVGDFLLAKALNIASQTSNLDIIKSIADSTEMMTQGEIHQLFAKENINLTEDEYMKVIQSKTAVLIQGACKSGAIIAGASKSEQESASIYGLNLGVAFQIVDDLLDYTADAETLGKNIGADLKEGKLTLPVIYALKRADLSDKKFMERIIKNKNFSLEEFNMFKDLLNKYKGIAYSENAAKQFALNAKEAISAFNQSKAKNILLMLGDYTLIREE; via the coding sequence ATGGCATCATTAAAGCAAAAAATTTTAGAAGAAGCTCAAAACGATCTAATTGAAATTGAAAAAGAACTTATTGACAATTTAGACCCTTATCTTGATGTAGTAAAAGATATTGCTAAACATATATTATTCAGTGGGGGTAAAAGATTAAGACCTCTTTTATTTGTTCTTTGGGCAAAAATTTGTAATTATAACGGTAATATCGACAAAAAAGTATCCGTTATATTTGAATATCTTCATGCTGCAAGTCTTCTCCATGACGACCTTGTAGATGGCGCAGAAATGAGAAGAAAAAAGAAAGTTGCAAATTTAATGTGGAATAACTCCGCCGCAGTTCTTGTTGGGGATTTTCTCCTTGCTAAAGCCCTTAATATTGCATCGCAGACTTCTAACTTGGATATAATAAAATCCATAGCTGATTCTACAGAAATGATGACTCAAGGTGAAATACATCAGCTTTTTGCAAAAGAAAATATTAATCTAACTGAAGACGAATATATGAAAGTAATACAGAGCAAGACAGCAGTATTGATTCAAGGAGCATGCAAATCAGGCGCTATTATTGCTGGAGCGTCAAAGTCAGAACAAGAGTCAGCTTCAATTTATGGATTAAACTTAGGGGTAGCATTTCAAATTGTTGATGACCTTCTTGATTATACAGCTGATGCTGAAACCCTTGGAAAAAATATTGGAGCAGACCTTAAAGAAGGGAAACTAACTCTGCCCGTTATTTACGCTCTAAAACGTGCCGATCTTAGCGATAAAAAATTTATGGAACGCATCATTAAAAATAAAAATTTCTCTCTTGAAGAATTTAATATGTTTAAAGACTTGCTTAACAAATATAAAGGCATAGCATATTCTGAAAATGCGGCGAAACAATTCGCGTTAAATGCAAAAGAAGCTATTTCAGCTTTTAATCAATCAAAGGCGAAAAATATCCTTCTTATGCTTGGAGATTATACATTAATAAGGGAAGAATAA
- the rimO gene encoding 30S ribosomal protein S12 methylthiotransferase RimO yields the protein MKIYLESLGCVRNLVDSEIMIEKLSKDGWILTEEPDKAEIIIVNTCSFIKAAINESIATILQLAEYKKKGNCKTLIVTGCMPERFKDEIASSMPEVDLFLGTGNFEQIAEFVQYNIVKANCILSDPNKRELQTYKNPGIPTFKNIAYLKIAEGCSKHCTFCIIPKLRGKHRSRPVEDITTHAEYLISLGIKELILVAQDTTFYGKDLNNDESAIERLIDNISKISNNTWIRFLYGHPQSITDGFIKKIAETNNVCKYFDIPIQHVSKNVLKKMGRNYDEEQLNELFYKIRSTVPEAVIRTTVITGFPGETEKDFEDLLGFIKKIKFDHLGAFVYSDFDDLPSHNLPDHVPNKIAKKRRNKIMSTQAKISRQNNEKYKNKILKVLIENNPENGLYEGRTVFQAPEVDGITYIKSKNLNIGDFADIKIIDTLEYDLIGEAIWHH from the coding sequence ATGAAAATTTACCTTGAAAGCCTTGGCTGTGTTCGAAATCTTGTTGATAGCGAAATCATGATTGAAAAACTTTCAAAAGATGGATGGATACTCACTGAAGAACCAGACAAGGCTGAAATCATTATTGTAAACACATGTTCCTTTATAAAAGCAGCAATAAACGAATCAATTGCAACTATTTTGCAGCTCGCTGAGTATAAAAAAAAAGGAAATTGTAAAACCCTTATAGTTACAGGATGTATGCCTGAGCGGTTTAAAGATGAAATAGCATCCAGTATGCCAGAAGTTGATTTGTTTTTAGGCACAGGCAATTTTGAACAGATTGCTGAATTTGTCCAATATAATATAGTTAAGGCGAATTGTATTTTATCTGACCCAAACAAACGGGAGCTTCAAACCTATAAAAATCCAGGAATTCCTACCTTTAAGAATATTGCTTATTTAAAAATAGCAGAAGGATGCAGTAAACACTGCACCTTTTGCATTATACCAAAACTTAGGGGAAAACATAGGAGTAGGCCTGTTGAAGATATAACGACTCACGCTGAATATCTAATATCTTTAGGCATAAAAGAATTAATATTAGTAGCCCAAGATACAACATTCTATGGGAAAGACTTAAATAATGATGAATCTGCTATAGAAAGATTAATTGATAATATTTCAAAAATTTCAAATAATACCTGGATTCGTTTTCTTTATGGACATCCCCAGAGTATAACAGATGGATTTATAAAAAAAATTGCCGAAACAAATAATGTTTGCAAATATTTTGATATTCCGATTCAGCATGTAAGCAAAAACGTATTAAAAAAAATGGGACGAAATTATGATGAAGAACAACTTAACGAGCTTTTTTATAAAATTCGCTCGACAGTTCCTGAAGCTGTGATTAGAACTACCGTAATAACTGGATTTCCAGGAGAAACAGAAAAAGATTTTGAAGATTTGTTGGGCTTTATAAAAAAAATAAAATTCGACCATTTAGGAGCTTTTGTTTATTCTGACTTCGATGATTTACCATCCCATAATCTACCAGACCATGTTCCTAATAAAATAGCTAAAAAACGCCGCAATAAAATAATGTCAACTCAAGCGAAAATATCACGGCAAAATAACGAAAAATACAAAAACAAAATTTTAAAAGTCCTTATTGAAAATAACCCTGAAAATGGTCTTTACGAAGGTAGAACTGTATTTCAAGCTCCAGAAGTTGATGGTATAACTTATATAAAATCAAAAAACCTTAACATTGGAGATTTTGCCGATATTAAAATTATTGATACTCTTGAATACGACTTAATTGGAGAAGCAATATGGCATCATTAA